In Elusimicrobiaceae bacterium, the genomic stretch GGTACTGATTATAGGGATCTTAAGTGCTGTAGCAGTGCCTATGTATCAAGGAGCAATTGATAAAAGCCGCTGGAGCACTTTACTGACCCCGGCCAAAGCACTACAAACTGCCCAAACTGCCGCCTATATGGAAAACGGAGCATACGCAGAGGATACCAGTGCTTTAGTTTTGTCTTTACCTGGAGAAGCGCAAGATAATAAATATATTATGCCGGATGCCGAGTATAGCATAGACACCAAAAGTGCCAACCAAAGTACCATTACCGGGCAATTAGATACGCTGCCGAATGTAAGACTTTCTATGGCACTTAAAAATCCGGAAAGTTATTTATTTTGTGAAGCCAAAAGCGGAGATGCACGCGCAGAACGCTTGTGTAAAAATTTACTAGCCGGACAAAAGGCAGGCAGTAAAAACGGCTATGATAAATATATCCTAGATTATCCGGGTACGTGTGCGTGGGCCAATACGACGGGGCAATGTTATGTGAGCGAAGAAGCCCGCTGCAGTGCCATGGGTATGCCATATGCAAATGGATATTGTGGCTATACTGAGGAACAACGGAGAGATATTAATGAAGGTGGGATATGTACGGGCACTGTAGAACAAGGATGTGCACGTTCGGTTATAAACGAGGGAGGACTTTGCAAGGGGGATGGGCATAATGCATGTGGTTGGTCCACGTTCAATCTAGGCGGTAAATGTACAGGTACCGTATACGGTGGTTGTAATTTTTCAGTTTTTAATGCAGGAGAATGTAATGGAAACTCTACATCGGGCGCCGCTTGTATTTATAATACATTTAATGAAGGAGCAATTTGTAATGGTAATGTAGGAGGAAATTGCAACTCCAATACTTTTAATGGTGGAAAATGTATTGCAAACAACTCGAATACATGTTGGGGAAGTACTTACACCAACGGCGGTTGTTGCGAAGATTACGGAAAAGGATATTGCCCGGCAGACGCCCCCAAGTGCTCGGACTAATATCCCATGCGTCTTTATATCAAAATACCCGCTTTGAAAGCGGGTATTTTGTCAGA encodes the following:
- a CDS encoding prepilin-type N-terminal cleavage/methylation domain-containing protein: MKHNQQAFTLVELLVVVLIIGILSAVAVPMYQGAIDKSRWSTLLTPAKALQTAQTAAYMENGAYAEDTSALVLSLPGEAQDNKYIMPDAEYSIDTKSANQSTITGQLDTLPNVRLSMALKNPESYLFCEAKSGDARAERLCKNLLAGQKAGSKNGYDKYILDYPGTCAWANTTGQCYVSEEARCSAMGMPYANGYCGYTEEQRRDINEGGICTGTVEQGCARSVINEGGLCKGDGHNACGWSTFNLGGKCTGTVYGGCNFSVFNAGECNGNSTSGAACIYNTFNEGAICNGNVGGNCNSNTFNGGKCIANNSNTCWGSTYTNGGCCEDYGKGYCPADAPKCSD